The following coding sequences lie in one Lysobacter capsici genomic window:
- a CDS encoding alpha/beta fold hydrolase, whose amino-acid sequence MQEFVVDTAFGRISGLRNGNAGAPRLLALHGWLDNAASFVPLSPWFGGYDLVAPDLPGHGASAHLPVSSEYTLVTAARTALAIADALGWECFHLLGHSLGGATASFVAAAVPQRVEKLLLIEALGSLAESEERVGTRLREAFAGLAAANSKQLRVFPDIASAVQVRMAANDLSEPVARLLVERGIAPVRSEHQQGGYAWRSDPRLTLTSALRMSEGQMRSLIRAIDCPTCMIWADPAQSYMPDTLRRERAALLRQGELHTLPGTHHLHMEKPGVVGEVFQNFLTGG is encoded by the coding sequence ATGCAGGAATTCGTCGTCGACACCGCGTTCGGACGCATCAGCGGGCTGCGCAACGGCAATGCCGGCGCGCCCAGGCTGCTGGCGCTGCACGGCTGGCTCGACAATGCGGCCAGCTTCGTGCCGCTGTCGCCGTGGTTCGGCGGCTACGACCTCGTCGCGCCCGACCTGCCCGGCCACGGCGCCAGCGCGCACCTGCCGGTGTCGAGCGAATACACCCTGGTCACCGCCGCGCGCACCGCGCTGGCGATCGCCGATGCGCTGGGTTGGGAGTGCTTCCACCTGCTCGGCCATTCGCTGGGCGGCGCGACCGCGAGCTTCGTCGCCGCGGCGGTGCCGCAACGGGTCGAGAAACTGCTGCTGATCGAAGCGCTGGGGTCGCTGGCCGAATCCGAGGAACGCGTCGGCACCCGCCTGCGCGAGGCCTTCGCCGGCCTGGCCGCGGCCAACAGCAAGCAACTGCGCGTGTTTCCCGACATCGCCAGCGCGGTGCAGGTGCGCATGGCCGCGAACGATCTGAGCGAACCGGTCGCGCGGCTGCTGGTCGAACGCGGGATCGCACCGGTGCGCAGCGAACACCAGCAAGGCGGCTACGCCTGGCGCAGCGACCCGCGTCTGACTCTGACCTCGGCCCTGCGCATGAGCGAAGGCCAGATGCGCTCGCTGATCCGCGCGATCGACTGCCCCACCTGCATGATCTGGGCCGACCCGGCGCAGAGTTACATGCCCGACACCTTGCGCCGCGAACGCGCCGCGCTGTTGCGCCAAGGGGAATTGCACACCTTGCCGGGCACGCATCACCTGCACATGGAAAAACCGGGCGTGGTGGGTGAGGTGTTTCAGAATTTCTTGACGGGTGGGTGA
- a CDS encoding M48 family metallopeptidase, with the protein MTSLLRLLTGKPQPAPRAVSRETIAITLGNGQVVEVLRVRDPRARRIKLSVDERGPRLTLPMRASEIAGQRFVIEHGDWLLAQIASASSDAASLQAHVSTGIPLRGRDLPLQWRQARYLRLHLNDDALEIAAPETVSPANLRRALRDFYEGQARADVGRWLPKYLPGLPRAPSRVRYRVMSSQWGSLAPDAALSLDLSLVLATPAAFEYVLVHELCHLIHADHSRAFWREVEARCPDWRDQREYFRTSGRALKASLRRLIADDK; encoded by the coding sequence ATGACGAGCCTCCTGCGCCTGCTGACCGGCAAGCCGCAGCCCGCGCCGCGCGCGGTCTCGCGCGAAACCATCGCGATCACCCTGGGCAACGGCCAGGTGGTCGAAGTCCTGCGCGTGCGCGACCCGCGCGCGCGGCGGATCAAGCTCAGCGTCGACGAACGCGGCCCGCGCCTGACCTTGCCGATGCGCGCCAGCGAGATCGCCGGCCAGCGCTTCGTGATCGAGCACGGCGACTGGCTGCTGGCGCAGATCGCCAGCGCCAGCAGCGATGCGGCCAGCCTGCAGGCGCATGTCAGCACCGGCATTCCGCTGCGCGGCCGCGACTTGCCGCTGCAGTGGCGGCAGGCGCGCTATCTGCGCCTGCACTTGAACGACGACGCGCTCGAGATCGCCGCGCCCGAGACGGTCAGCCCGGCCAACTTGCGGCGCGCGTTGCGCGATTTCTACGAAGGCCAGGCGCGCGCCGATGTCGGCCGCTGGCTGCCGAAGTACCTGCCCGGCCTGCCGCGCGCGCCGTCGCGCGTGCGCTACCGGGTGATGTCCTCGCAATGGGGCTCGCTCGCGCCCGACGCGGCCTTGTCGCTGGATCTGTCGCTGGTGCTGGCGACACCGGCCGCGTTCGAATACGTGCTGGTGCACGAGCTGTGCCACCTGATTCATGCCGATCATTCGCGCGCGTTCTGGCGCGAGGTCGAAGCACGCTGCCCGGACTGGCGCGATCAGCGCGAGTATTTCCGCACCTCGGGACGCGCGTTGAAGGCGAGTCTGCGGCGGTTGATCGCGGACGATAAGTGA